The Panicum virgatum strain AP13 chromosome 6K, P.virgatum_v5, whole genome shotgun sequence nucleotide sequence CTAGTATCTTGCCAATCCTCCAGCCctgaatgtttgcctcgatgacaAGAGCATATGTGTGTGGGTAGCTAatgaggttgacatcttcttcggagaagatgatcggagagtgtgaccactgggttctcttggttggaccttcggagacgatgcaatggacttgcctgaagtagtctCTGCGCTCTCTTATTTTCGAAGTCCAGGGTGGATCCtccggagatgggcatgatcatcCCGAAGGTTGGTAGTGCAGTGGGTTGGCtatttgtggtttggttttcttgttttggtgggtgggctgggggtggtggtagctgctcTTGCGTTGATTGAGCTTGGGTGGTGGGTTGACTGGGTTGTGTTTGCGGGTTTTGCTGCGGCTGCCAGTTGTGGTTGTAGTTGTAGTTGAACATGGGTGGGCGGTATGCTTGGGTAAATGGGGGGGGTGGAACGAACGAAGGTTGTGTGTACTGTATTTGTTGAGGAGCTTGTGGAGTCTGAGGCCATGTAGTGTGCCCAACTAGCTTGCCTTTTTTCTCGGACTCCATTCTGTCAAgggtctttttcttcttcgggCACTGGTTTGTTCTATGGTCAGAGTCAGACCCGtggaagtgacagaagaattttttgggctcgcgcgaaggtccacgacctcggccccttcctctgccgcgacCTCTGCCCCGTGCTCCGGACGAAGGTTGCTTGTCGTTTGAGTGCTTAGGTTCTGACTCTGGCGGTATCATGAAGGGAACGAAGGTTATCTAATCCTCATCATCATGCGAAGGTTCCAGAGGTAGGATGAGCAGCTGAGCTGGCTGctcttgctgccatgtttgctgattgtatttttctgcctgacgcatgattcttctttgctcgACCCTTCTGCGGTGGTTGGCGTCTGAATTCGCGTACTTCTCTGCTTCTGTATAGAGCTCCTCCAAGGTCCTCGGGGGCTCTCTTGTGAGATGAGAAGCACGCTAGCCAGGCAGGAGACCTTCGATGCATTTCTCTATCGCATCCTTCTCTGGGAAGTTTGGGATTTGAGCCTTCTTCTGCACGAACCTCCGGAAATAGTCATAGAGAGGCTCACGGTCGTGCTGTGGGCACTTGAAGTCTTTCACAGTGTTGGTATTTAGCCTTCTGAATCCCTGAAAGTCCTGGAGGAGCCTGCCTTTCAGCTGGTACCAGTTGTTGATTGATTGCGGGGGAAGGTATGAGTACCAGTTGGCCACAGAACCTTCGCAAGCCATGACGAAAGACTTGGCCATGGTTGAGtcgtcaccttcggccgaaGCGATTgttgcttcgtaggccatgaggaactggGCTGGATTAGTTGTTGCATTGTACTTGGGGAGCTGTGTAGGCTTGTAGCCGGgcggccatgaagttcgctgcaGAGTGACTGAGAGTGACGAGGTCGGGTCATATGGGAGGTTGACCGGTGGTGGCCTTCGGTCTTCATTGTGAGCGAAGGTTGTCTGGTGGATGATGCGGTTTTCTTGTTGGACGGAACCTTCGGGCATATATTGGTATGGCCTCTGCAAATTCTCAACTTCCGCCTCCATTTCTGCTAGTTTGCGCCTGGCCTCAGCTAGCTTGTTTGCCTGGTCCagtgccctctttttggtggcGAGCTGAGTTTCGATGTTCCTTTTCTTCATTTCAAGGGCCTTGAGCTTGAGTGATGTTTCTGTGAGCTCCTTGGATTGGTTTTGATGAGCTTCGGTGTTTTCGGTGTCATCAACCGGATCTCCATGAAGAACAGCTTCGATGGTGATGTCTTCATTACGTGTGTTGCCTCTTCGTGCTGCTCAGTGGTGTTGTTTGTGGTGCCGGCGGtggctttcttcttcgctgGGGCCATCGAAGGTTGTCTTTCGAGCTGGAACGgtgggcgccgctgttgggatcttagcttcttagatgcccaaacagggagcatgaacaatATGAAAATGACAATGAAAGTAGGAACTTAATTCTCCAGTAATAACTAGAAAAATTCAAATATTTGCACTATGGAGAGAGAGGGGgttatttatacccctagccttCGGCCgggttttcctaaattgcccccttccaactcatttacagctcacttacaaccggtttcggggtaaaattacaaggttagaggtgtacaactccgaccttctcacgtattcaggTGCACAAACctgaccttctcacgtattcacgttttacaGGCACGCTTGCACCAAGCGAAGGTCTTCGTTTCCTTCGGGGAGCTCCGGGGGTCACGGCCCCGAAGGTTCCGTCAACGAGCGATCAGCCGTCACCTTCGTTCCCGAAGGCGAACCCTTTACCCGAAGGTCCTGGTCTTCGAACTTGTGCTTCTGAGTAGCCATTCGTCACCTTCGGACAACCGAAGGTGATATCCTTCGTCACCGAAGGTCTTGGTCTTTGAGCTTGCGCTTCTGAGCAGCCATTCGTCTCCTTCGGCCAACCGAAGGTGATATCCTTCGTCACCGAAGGTCCTGGTCTTTGAGCTTGCGCTTCTGAGTGACCATCCGACACCTTCGGGTATACTCGCCTTCCTCTCGTTGGAGCCCTGCAAAtgagttagggagcatttccgagggtgggggcttgacccgaaggtccaatccccaacactTAATAGAGGCAATCAGGCAATGTGTTACCTGCCTAGGGATGTAAGTTTCAATTGTTTCCAAGTAGACCCAAATTTTGGTAAAAATAAGCTACAATTGCATGCCATATAATTAATTTAGGAGAGAGCAAAATGCTTAAATATATAGCATGACACACAATTAATTAGCTGACAAAAAGACACCATTATATCACTGCTTGCATCCCATGATCGAGAACTTGCTAGATCAAACAAGTCAATTTTGTGTAGCGCTAGGCGGTGAACTCTTTTGGGAGTTTTTCTTACAAAATCAATCAGGCAAGCAGCACATGCGTAGACAGATCGAAGCTCTCTCTCCTCTGTACCTAGGCCGCTAGGCGCCTCGTAGGATGGCTTCCAAGGGAAGCGGGCTCTCCACGAAGACATCGGCGGTCACGCCGCTCAGCTgctgcttccgccgccgcctgctcttgTGCTCGTACACCACCTCCTCCCCGGCCGctgctccctcgccgccggtaccATCCATGTAGTAGCACAGCGAGCCGTCCGCGCGCTTCATCAGGATCCTGCCCCCGCGCCGGAGCAGCGGCCGCGGGACGCACCGCGCGGCAGCGCCGAGGCCGACCCTGCACACCTGAAACCACGCTTTGCCGCCGCCCGTGTCGTCGCCGCGCACGTACACGTCCATGGCCGctccggtggcgccgccgcggcgggcctCCGCGCCGCTGGGCACCAGCGAGAGGCAGAGCCGGCCGTCCAGCTCGGACAGCGACGCCACCGCTCCGCcagcctcggccgccgccgccgccgggaggtcGATCTCGCCAACATTGTGCGTGGTGAGGTCGAAGCTGACGACCATGGAGACGCCGGCCACGTGCACGCCGCGGTCGGCGGGGCAGTAGTTCACTTGCCAGAGGCCACCTTCTTCCACTCCGGAGCGAAGCACCCCGTCGAGTCCCAACTCTCCCGACCCAGGGGGAGCACCTCGCACGTCACCTCCGGCCGCCTGGAACTCGGCAGCCGGACGTCGAGGCGCACGATCTTGTACTCGCCGatgccggcggcgcagcggccgaGGCAGTACCAGGGGAGGTGGTCGGCGGCGTGCGTCCACGTGGTGGGCGGGCCGCGCCGGAAGAAGTGGCCGAGGCCAAGGCTCTCGCCGGTGGCCGGGTTGAGAAGCTCGGCGTCGCGCTGGCCGCTGCGGAGGCATGCCAGGGCGCCGCAGCAGTTCTGCACGGTGAACCCGTGCCTGGGCTTCCCGAGGCGCGGGCGCAGCGCcgccagccgcgccgccccggcctcgtCGACCACCGTGACGGGGCACGGCGCGTCCCCGTCGTAGAGGAGGACGCTGCGGAcgggagcggcgacggcgaggtggttcCGCGCGTAGGAGTCGTCGGCGATCATGGAGTGCCAGTTCTTGCAGACGACCTTGAACCTCGTCGCCGATGACGGTGGCACGCGGGCCAGGATGTTGCGGATCAGCATGTCCGGGATCCacaaggtggcggcggcggcggcaggctcgTCCTCGGCGTCGTCCACCGGCAGCCAGGGTTTACGTTATCACTGATACATGGTTTATCAGTGCCCTCCGGTATCGATAATCGATTGAAAATCGGTGAAATATCGCTAAAATCGACTGATAAGGAaggtcaaattcaaatatcGATAATCAATGATTTATCATTGATAATCGATGCAAATCGGTCGATTTATCGAAAATTCGGCTGAGAAATGTATTTAGCAGatagaaaatagaaatttttatagtatttttatttggtttgttAAGTATGGTATTTTATAAGGTAaattatacatacatacatagcTTAGGATAGAATTGCATTAGAAATAaacatgtacatatattttggacATAAATTGAATAAACTATAGATACATATTacatatatccatgttatgtatAATTATGCAAACCACACAAATAGGCATACACCAAATGAAATTGCACATAAATACAAAAAAGTACATAGTCCATACAAACCACATTGTCCATATTAGCATAAATTGACACAAGTTTTATGCAAATCGGTAACAGACTCATATGACCACATCCATAATTCATACAGAAAGGCACTTAAAACATCCATTTTTCATAAATGACACTTTTTTATAATAATTATGTAAACCAGTTAGACATAGTTTTTTTAGTATAAGCATACATATTATAGTCAACATTGAAGCCTATTGTATCCTAACTGATTTAACAACAAGTCAACATTGAAGTCTTTCTTCCCACCACTAATATTTAACACTAATCTACTTTGCAAATTATCAGTATAACCATCCATTTGTAGCATAATATACAACAATATAGTAAATACCCCATGCATATTTGGTCAAGTTGgtgaaaggaaatagaaaatcaACCAAAATTGTTGAATATCAACTGATTTGCATTGATTATCGATGGATTTGCATCAATTATCAGGCTTTAGTATTGGAAACATTTTTTGTCTAAGCAAACGGTGGTTGTTTTTAATATGTGACATCATTCTAGACTATAGAGAGGCTCTagttttttatagaattttttccacactagttataaatttctttgaatttttgaaatttggatCGAAATCCATCGAAAAATCAATTGAAAACCGATATCAGTCAACATCGGTAACGGTAAATTTCAccgataatcgcgattatcgaGCGGTTTTGTATTCCATGCCGGCAGCATGGGCTCGTCTTCGCAAGGGGCGGCGACATTGTCGTCGATTTCTTCGTTGTCCACCGGCATCATGAGCTTTTCTTCGCAACGGCTGGTTTAGTCACCGTTGTCCACCGCCGGCTGCATGGACTCGTCTACGCAAGGGGTGATGCCATTGCCGTCATGGAAGGTTGAAGCCATGGCGACACGCTAGGTTTTCCGCACGGCTTATGTTCGTTCGATGGAACTCGTAACTGTGGGCGGATTTGATCAATGATCATCACCTCCTCTGAAGTCGATTTTGTTGGGGGCAGCAAGCAGGGCCATAGATAGAGTTCCCTTCCAGCTTCGAACCGTGAAAACGGAACCGACATGGATGGCTCTTGATTAAAACGTGAATAGTGATCTACTGCGAGATCCAATCATAATCATCAACAAGCTTTTGTACTGAAAGGATTAGGTTTGGTTCCTGGCTAAATAGACTATCAATTTGCAGTTTATAGAAGTTCAACTTTTATCAGGGTCTAAAGACCAAAATTTGACCTATTTATATTAATTTGTATTCATATAATTGAAGATGTAGTATGCACAGCAACAAAATTTCGGCACAACTAATCACATATATTTGCCAGCTAAGCCGAATAGTGCCAAATAATAAAAAGTTATCAATAGACTGCAATCCCGCAGCATTGAAAAAGGTCAGGCCTTCCTACAGATGTGCAGCAAAAGTAACACAAATGAAAACTTGTAATAATGAAGTAACACAGGTATCATTGAGATTTCCACGGTATGTTGTGTAGCATGCAGAAACTTTATGGtcacagaatgaacaatatctACACTGCTTCAGAAACAAAATTTCCTTATTGatgcttttcaaaaaaaaaatcccttaTTGGACAAGTGACTGCAGCATTGCATTCCATCTTTACTGCTGGGCCTCCGGTTCTTTCTTCTCCAGGAACCTGCAAAAATCAAGTTTCGGCATTAAAGCTTTTTCTGCGCTAGTCTCATTGTTATCACTGCATTACAAAGGAACAAGTACAAAAACTGTTGTTGAAGGAAACATCAATCATGGCTGACTTTTGATACTGATTACTATAGTGAAGGAACAAATTCACTGCATAAGACTTACCCCTGCGCCCTAGCCCAACGAGATAACTGATACAACTGAACGCTTTCATTAGAAGCATGGCATGCCAGAAGCAAGTAATTTCGCGGTTGTACCATCCATGCAAACCTCATAAAGAGTCCAGAATACACACACATTACTGCATAAAAACATAAGCATCAATGATGGTTCAATACTTTGATGTGACCTACTGAATAGGAACTGTGAAACCAATGACCAATTGTTACACCTACCTGCTGTCATATTGCCCGATATCATTTCAGGAGGCTTGTTCATGTCAACCAAACCCTGGATGTCAAGAAAGCAATTCAAGAGTTTGAATTACAAGGTACAGTTTATCTGGGACCGAAAAACATAATGAAGGTGCAACTTGAGAGGTAATGGCAGCTAAATGCAAAACCTTAGCCATATACTATGTGCATATAATTGTTTACACATTTCTGACAGAAATTTAACCAGAAATGTAAGGATTTTTGCAGGTCAAGGTACATTACACAATGTTTGAATTGAAAGAACCTGATGTTAGATCATCAGTCagtccaaagaaaaaaaaaggtccaACTTTAGTTACATAGCATCAATGAAAAAACAACTTCATGATAGATTGGAGACAGGATTTTAGAGTTGGGTATTCCCAATCCAAAATACAAAAAAGTTCATAATATCGATAACTCACAGTATCAGGCTTTTCAATTTTACTCCATAATCAGGAACATTCTCTAATCATGCATTTAGGAGCAGAAGAACCTGTCCAGTCAAGTATAATGCTAATATGTATAAATGGGAATTGTCCACCACCAAATTAGAGTCACAAGTCAAAGCATATAAGCTAATATTGCAGTATTCAAACTACAAAGAATATCGAAATTGCTGCTCTCTACTGTCCAAAATAGACCCCTGG carries:
- the LOC120713419 gene encoding F-box protein At3g08750-like, whose amino-acid sequence is MLIRNILARVPPSSATRFKVVCKNWHSMIADDSYARNHLAVAAPVRSVLLYDGDAPCPVTVVDEAGAARLAALRPRLGKPRHGFTVQNCCGALACLRSGQRDAELLNPATGESLGLGHFFRRGPPTTWTHAADHLPWYCLGRCAAGIGEYKIVRLDVRLPSSRRPEVTCEVLPLGRESWDSTGCFAPEWKKVASGK
- the LOC120712317 gene encoding mitochondrial pyruvate carrier 1-like, producing the protein MATAIKSFLNSPVGPKTSHFWGPVANWGFVIAGLVDMNKPPEMISGNMTAVMCVYSGLFMRFAWMVQPRNYLLLACHASNESVQLYQLSRWARAQGFLEKKEPEAQQ